From Xiphophorus couchianus chromosome 4, X_couchianus-1.0, whole genome shotgun sequence, a single genomic window includes:
- the LOC114142653 gene encoding mucin-17-like isoform X1, with translation MLMEVCYTNGLETDLSQQYPPPLLPKPGKDNARLQKLKKKRAKKKGSLSQTPIPFRSCLSPVNEASTDLEHSDQCSPPRTPESLYVADSSVSGYPFGSFYDHSVPAFPHPQGSFNGQTNSFHPPSHPAGYRTSEPQVAPLYECSSFLFDDASPFIVPPLTSSAARQQVSAPRLPPAFNMTSNSHGSVTTVSPVAISQCSPKISTHSLTLSTGAASSGIDLMPSHVAGLSPAPVPLSVSNTHTQPFIPSQRETNTNIKDDFQRQTLTRANIACIGNSALRQMSSEITASKISLVDAVKEPKIEAMPAKIYTSKATFYEISKPHSVQDFTVMNLAHQGASFSGGFSQKASVPSLNTDQELSSPLIQSVRPSPLAYTPAQISTPIFETSKPNPLTSTVNPTFNSFQDLQAPVIKKEALRDNSSIPTWSLGKPSAVTEAQKQIDDNNQTFIKQQNMYREIEIPSTRKSTMNLSLVTCESPHHRENMNMHEFPVVRPTVTQFVNPNTDQVEESKASSLPKVPSFLSVPKNLSPSPLISVQGSQSPSPVFSTYRPPVVEARKSLTSLLETQMSLASSKPKSRSTYYGLTPVEYAAYGGIRTGLSHGSAAHPATDENSDIIHTDKTLEDSGVSKQEKHFNGLEDLTSMGHKEQSSHTEVPEQGIFTYNDITEESWTGTQDVGIESVKTSAVETIEPNFPFGLAQKIILQSTSDASTTKASYSEASIPIPKAGEVHTKGLVQFSVEAGQKTSIGLNIYSSPLVKHLNAESQPKPKGVDVPLKPSTLDQTNFLPDKICIALSNLTNINEQLEKMEISPTKVNPSLLNNINVQPAATFITNPADCETKVFPNPIAQVQSKFPESQVINSRAISGKESAELVSEIQLSSKTNDGVQDRNDAELKCQIKASKSITLPNKTNMGNILSSTPANTEHTHEKIPKEPLIPTRGLMLPHEPVTASVCSGQYDICIVSSPKTSTRIMHPHSTETQVCTNHQALKNNFNLLPSNFLNANILPSKPTTETKTHTTLGATTNTNHPHVPMKELEKLTIPANVPVKTQNNLGWHFPSQAMQAETLHATSFTSTEMYTQTTKNSLNSQVNPHFSLANTKAESFAPKEIGNMSMPISECKLSNKLPANTSLSAQNGATQHLTAQSNVGFCSNVDNILTTENTIPNILHMEASLTTLAESAVIVKPALNVQQPSKTVVPSSPTMRQIPPKSPQIKSDRLDNHFASKSSMNERSVNGPLKGKASPNLQHVNRSIEEPMHQIIKTTVKENYAVIEPVMDPKCLASPSSKTKNSSTPAMKAQTSIASGQIETNIFGLSENTQLVKPNQISLPVNTSQQFSNANQLPTISQTNAPNENPQSFPYAEHSTKIIQPLKEADKDFKVPCSPPITNKTWAAIRASPLLEPRVSYTPIQTYAPTLPQSYPSPVTLDISANTNPTPTTVNQLKHSPSTPFQNITPNSVVQQHEKSVKESILKPETKTSPPNDASVNEIKLISPPENMKTNKFSNREETLSSLITKHSMASDSALNSASILKAKPSIQLVESRPSSAVAETKPSLVKPEPSKPLANSIQSSSHLNNEKPVENASLEQPAADTVMKPSIVKDAVIDSATPASLPQASVSVKAPSPNRGTSPSSQLKTGLKGKDILKAISTPEETPAVESFMKSTTSTASSATEKKSVAEGTSSSSTEQKPTQKLKGLKGKLSGWTRLKKHMVVEPEEPKFPDPVDKPLVTPIGSDGITDNMMDMPPADQDMNQEVIQNSVGPKALKMWDALLFQMFSTKEKIMHQINSNNKDSETKKASKDEQAVLPSFVNRLPILLYSPRFNARKLKEAAEKPLNKIAAAFEIGLIKRKSQEEERKDFNRTAKGFGPTKNTDVTDEANG, from the coding sequence ATGCTGATGGAAGTGTGTTACACTAATGGACTGGAGACAGACCTTTCGCAGCAGTATCCTCCCCCTCTACTGCCAAAACCAGGCAAGGACAATGCAAGGCTTCAGAAACTTAAGAAGAAGAGAGCCAAGAAAAAAGGCAGCCTCTCTCAGACGCCCATCCCCTTCCGCTCCTGCTTATCGCCTGTCAATGAAGCCAGCACAGACCTAGAGCACAGTGACCAGTGCAGCCCACCAAGGACACCAGAGTCACTCTACGTTGCTGACTCCTCTGTCTCCGGTTATCCCTTTGGCTCGTTCTACGATCACTCTGTACCTGCATTCCCTCATCCTCAGGGCAGTTTTAATGGACAAACCAATAGCTTCCACCCTCCATCCCACCCAGCTGGGTACAGGACCTCTGAACCGCAAGTGGCTCCGCTGTACGAGTGCTCCTCTTTCCTATTTGATGATGCTTCTCCCTTCATAGTTCCACCTTTGACATCTTCAGCAGCACGGCAGCAGGTTTCTGCACCACGTCTTCCCCCAGCTTTCAACATGACATCAAATTCCCATGGGTCAGTCACAACAGTCTCTCCAGTTGCCATTTCGCAGTGCAGCCCAAAAATATCAACCCACAGCCTGACCCTGTCCACTGGTGCTGCCAGCTCCGGCATTGACCTAATGCCTTCTCACGTTGCAGGTCTTTCTCCTGCTCCAGTGCCCCTATCAGTTTCAAACACTCATACACAGCCATTCATTCCCAGCCAGAGGGAGACAAACACTAATATAAAGGATGACTTTCAGAGACAGACATTAACTAGAGCTAACATAGCCTGCATTGGCAACAGTGCTCTTCGGCAGATGTCTTCTGAGATAACTGCCTCTAAAATATCTCTTGTCGATGCAGTGAAAGAGCCAAAGATTGAAGCCATGCCAGCTAAAATCTACACATCTAAGGCCACATTTTATGAGATATCCAAACCTCACTCTGTCCAGGATTTCACAGTGATGAACCTAGCCCACCAAGGAGCCTCTTTTTCTGGAGGATTCAGTCAGAAAGCCTCTGTGCCGTCATTAAATACTGATCAAGAACTGTCTTCACCTTTGATCCAGAGTGTGAGACCTTCACCTTTGGCTTACACACCAGCTCAAATATCAACTCCTATTTTTGAAACATCAAAACCCAACCCACTTACATCCACTGTCAACCCTACTTTCAACTCCTTCCAGGATTTACAAGCACCAGTTATTAAGAAAGAGGCACTTAGAGACAATTCATCAATTCCAACTTGGTCTTTGGGTAAACCTTCAGCTGTGACTGAAGCACAAAAGCAAATTGATGACAATAACCAAACTTTcatcaaacaacaaaacatgtataGAGAGATAGAAATTCCCAGTACACGGAAGAGTACAATGAATCTAAGTTTGGTCACTTGTGAGTCACCACACCACAGAGAGAATATGAATATGCATGAATTTCCTGTGGTTAGACCTACAGTAACACAGTTTGTCAACCCCAACACAGACCAGGTAGAAGAAAGCAAAGCTTCATCTCTGCCAAAGGTGCCATCATTTCTTTCTGTACCAAAGAATCTCAGCCCTTCACCTTTGATTTCAGTGCAAGGGTCACAAAGTCCAAGCCCAGTGTTCTCCACCTATCGTCCTCCTGTAGTGGAGGCACGCAAGTCTTTGACCTCACTTTTGGAGACACAAATGTCATTAGCAAGCTCGAAGCCCAAATCCCGTTCTACATATTACGGACTAACTCCAGTTGAGTATGCTGCCTATGGTGGAATAAGGACAGGTCTTTCCCATGGCAGTGCTGCGCATCCTGCCACTGATGAAAACTCTGACATCATCCATACAGACAAAACTCTAGAGGACTCAGGTGTCtcaaagcaagaaaaacatttcaatggACTTGAGGACCTAACTTCCATGGGTCACAAAGAACAGTCATCCCACACAGAAGTTCCAGAGCAAGGGATTTTCACATATAATGATATCACAGAGGAAAGTTGGACTGGAACTCAGGATGTTGGGATAGAGTCAGTAAAAACATCTGCAGTGGAAACAATAGAACCCAACTTTCCCTTTGGATTGGCACAGAAAATAATACTGCAATCCACAAGTGATGCATCCACAACTAAAGCCTCATACTCAGAGGCTTCAATACCAATACCTAAAGCAGGTGAGGTACACACAAAAGGTCTGGTGCAGTTTTCAGTAGAAGCAGGGCAAAAAACAAGCATTGGCCTAAACATTTACTCCTCACCTTTggtcaaacatttaaatgcagaATCACAACCTAAACCAAAAGGAGTAGATGTTCCCCTCAAACCATCAACTCTTGATCAAACTAATTTTTTGCCTGATAAAATCTGCATTGCATTGTCCAATcttacaaatataaatgaacaattagaaaaaatggaaataagtcCTACTAAAGTCAATCCATCATTACTCAATAATATAAATGTTCAACCAGCTGCCACGTTTATAACAAATCCAGCAGACTgtgaaacaaaagtttttcCAAACCCTATAGCCCAGGTACAGAGTAAGTTCCCAGAAAGTCAAGTTATAAATAGCAGAGCTATTTCAGGTAAAGAGTCTGCTGAACTGGTTTCAGAAATCCAGCTGTCTAGTAAAACAAATGACGGTGTTCAAGACAGAAACGATGCTGAGTTGAAATGCCAAATTAAGGCAAGCAAAAGCATTACTctaccaaataaaacaaatatgggGAACATCTTGTCATCTACACCTGCAAATACAGAGCACACTCATGAAAAAATACCCAAAGAGCCTCTTATCCCTACCAGAGGACTGATGCTTCCTCATGAGCCTGTGACAGCATCTGTTTGCTCTGGGCAGTACGATATCTGCATAGTATCCTCACCAAAAACAAGCACAAGAATTATGCATCCACACAGTACAGAAACTCAAGTTTGTACAAATCACCAAGCtctaaaaaacaacttcaatttGCTCCCATCTAATTTTttgaatgcaaatattttaccaAGTAAACCtaccacagaaacaaaaacccaCACCACACTTGGAGCTACAACGAACACAAACCATCCACATGTGCCAATGAAAGAGCTAGAAAAGCTAACAATACCTGCGAATGTgcctgtaaaaacacaaaataacctGGGGTGGCATTTCCCAAGTCAAGCCATGCAAGCAGAAACTCTCCATGCAACTTCATTTACATCTACAGAAATGTATACACAAACTACAAAGAATAGTCTAAACTCTCAAGTGAATCCCCATTTTTCTTTAGCAAACACCAAAGCAGAAAGCTTTGCACCAAAGGAGATAGGGAACATGAGTATGCCAATAAGTGAATGTAAGTTATCCAATAAACTACCTGCAAACACAAGTTTATCTGCGCAAAATGGAGCTACTCAGCACTTGACAGCCCAATCAAATGTTGGTTTCTGCAGCAATGTTGACAATATTCTCACAACTGAAAACACAATTCCAAACATACTTCACATGGAAGCATCTTTAACAACATTAGCAGAGTCAGCAGTGATTGTTAAACCAGCGCTTAATGTTCAGCAACCTAGTAAAACTGTGGTTCCCTCCAGCCCCACAATGAGGCAAATCCCACCAAAAAGTCCACAGATAAAATCGGACAGATTAGATAATCATTTTGCGTCAAAGTCTTCAATGAATGAGAGATCAGTTAATGGGCCTCTTAAGGGTAAAGCGTCTCCAAATCTTCAGCATGTGAACAGATCAATAGAAGAACCTATGCACCAAATTATTAAAACTACAGTAAAGGAAAATTACGCTGTTATTGAGCCAGTTATGGATCCTAAATGCTTAGCAAGTCCATcgtcaaaaactaaaaattctTCAACACCTGCAATGAAAGCGCAGACATCCATTGCATCAGGTCAAATTGAGACTAACATATTTGGTTTAAGTGAAAACACTCAGCTTGTAAAGCCTAATCAAATATCTTTGCCAGTAAATACATCTCAACAGTTTAGTAATGCTAATCAACTCCCAACAATATCCCAAACCAATGCCCCAAATGAGAATCCTCAATCCTTTCCATATGCTGAACACTCTACTAAAATCATCCAACCTCTCAAAGAAGCTGACAAAGATTTCAAAGTCCCATGTAGTCCTccaattacaaataaaacatgggCAGCAATAAGAGCTTCTCCATTACTTGAGCCAAGGGTGAGTTACACACCAATACAAACGTACGCTCCTACTTTACCCCAGTCCTATCCAAGTCCTGTTACTTTGGACATTTCGGCAAACACAAACCCTACCCCAACCACTGTAAACCAACTGAAACACTCACCCAGTACGccttttcaaaatattacaCCAAACAGTGTGGTTCAGCAGCATGAGAAGTCAGTCAAAGAAAGTATCTTAAAACCAGAAACTAAAACGTCTCCACCAAATGACGCTTCGGTCAATGAGATAAAACTAATTTCCCCACcggaaaacatgaaaacaaacaaattttcaaaCCGAGAAGAAACTCTCTCCTCTCTAATTACTAAACATAGCATGGCCAGTGACTCAGCTTTGAACAGTGCAtcaattttaaaagcaaaaccgTCGATTCAGCTAGTAGAGTCAAGACCTTCCTCTGCCGTGGCAGAAACGAAACCCTCATTAGTAAAGCCAGAGCCTTCAAAGCCTCTCGCCAATTCAATCCAGTCTAGTTCGCACTTGAATAATGAAAAACCAGTAGAGAATGCTTCCCTTGAACAGCCAGCAGCAGACACTGTCATGAAACCGTCCATAGTAAAAGATGCTGTGATTGATTCTGCCACTCCTGCCTCTCTGCCCCAGGCCTCAGTCTCAGTCAAAGCTCCATCTCCAAACAGAGGAACATCACCGTCATCTCAGCTAAAAACTGGACTCAAAGGCAAGGACATTCTGAAGGCCATAAGTACACCCGAGGAAACGCCAGCAGTCGAATCCTTCATGAAGTCAACGACATCAACTGCATCTTCAGCTACTGAGAAAAAGTCGGTAGCAGAGGGAACATCAAGTTCATCCACTGAGCAAAAACCAACCCAGAAGCTAAAAGGCCTTAAGGGGAAGCTCAGTGGGTGGACAAGGCTAAAAAAGCACATGGTTGTCGAGCCAGAGGAACCCAAATTTCCTGATCCCGTGGACAAACCTCTGGTCACTCCTATTGGCAGTGACGGAATAACCGATAACATGATGGACATGCCGCCTGCTGACCAGGATATGAACCAGGAAGTTATTCAGAACAGTGTAGGACCCAAGGCACTAAAGATGTGGGATGCACTCCTCTTCCAAATGTTCTCTACCAAAGAAAAAATCATGCACCAAATCAATTCCAACAACAAAGATTCAGAAACGAAAAAGGCCTCCAAAGACGAGCAGGCAGTGCTGCCATCGTTTGTCAACCGGCTGCCAATTTTACTGTACAGCCCTCGGTTTAATGCCAGGAAGCTGAAGGAAGCAGCAGAAAAGCCGCTGAATAAAATAGCAGCAGCTTTTGAAATAGGGTTGATAAAACGCAAATCTCAGGAGGAAGAACGTAAGGATTTCAACAGAACGGCGAAAGGATTCGGTCCGACTAAAAACACTGATGTAACTGATGAGGCTAATGGATGA
- the LOC114142653 gene encoding uncharacterized protein LOC114142653 isoform X2, with translation MLMEVCYTNGLETDLSQQYPPPLLPKPGKDNARLQKLKKKRAKKKGSLSQTPIPFRSCLSPVNEASTDLEHSDQCSPPRTPESLYVADSSVSGYPFGSFYDHSVPAFPHPQGSFNGQTNSFHPPSHPAGYRTSEPQVAPLYECSSFLFDDASPFIVPPLTSSAARQQVSAPRLPPAFNMTSNSHGSVTTVSPVAISQCSPKISTHSLTLSTGAASSGIDLMPSHVAGLSPAPVPLSVSNTHTQPFIPSQRETNTNIKDDFQRQTLTRANIACIGNSALRQMSSEITASKISLVDAVKEPKIEAMPAKIYTSKATFYEISKPHSVQDFTVMNLAHQGASFSGGFSQKASVPSLNTDQELSSPLIQSVRPSPLAYTPAQISTPIFETSKPNPLTSTVNPTFNSFQDLQAPVIKKEALRDNSSIPTWSLGKPSAVTEAQKQIDDNNQTFIKQQNMYREIEIPSTRKSTMNLSLVTCESPHHRENMNMHEFPVVRPTVTQFVNPNTDQVEESKASSLPKVPSFLSVPKNLSPSPLISVQGSQSPSPVFSTYRPPVVEARKSLTSLLETQMSLASSKPKSRSTYYGLTPVEYAAYGGIRTGLSHGSAAHPATDENSDIIHTDKTLEDSGVSKQEKHFNGLEDLTSMGHKEQSSHTEVPEQGIFTYNDITEESWTGTQDVGIESVKTSAVETIEPNFPFGLAQKIILQSTSDASTTKASYSEASIPIPKAGLSLSQSSISKQRNITVISAKNWTQRQGHSEGHKYTRGNASSRILHEVNDINCIFSY, from the exons ATGCTGATGGAAGTGTGTTACACTAATGGACTGGAGACAGACCTTTCGCAGCAGTATCCTCCCCCTCTACTGCCAAAACCAGGCAAGGACAATGCAAGGCTTCAGAAACTTAAGAAGAAGAGAGCCAAGAAAAAAGGCAGCCTCTCTCAGACGCCCATCCCCTTCCGCTCCTGCTTATCGCCTGTCAATGAAGCCAGCACAGACCTAGAGCACAGTGACCAGTGCAGCCCACCAAGGACACCAGAGTCACTCTACGTTGCTGACTCCTCTGTCTCCGGTTATCCCTTTGGCTCGTTCTACGATCACTCTGTACCTGCATTCCCTCATCCTCAGGGCAGTTTTAATGGACAAACCAATAGCTTCCACCCTCCATCCCACCCAGCTGGGTACAGGACCTCTGAACCGCAAGTGGCTCCGCTGTACGAGTGCTCCTCTTTCCTATTTGATGATGCTTCTCCCTTCATAGTTCCACCTTTGACATCTTCAGCAGCACGGCAGCAGGTTTCTGCACCACGTCTTCCCCCAGCTTTCAACATGACATCAAATTCCCATGGGTCAGTCACAACAGTCTCTCCAGTTGCCATTTCGCAGTGCAGCCCAAAAATATCAACCCACAGCCTGACCCTGTCCACTGGTGCTGCCAGCTCCGGCATTGACCTAATGCCTTCTCACGTTGCAGGTCTTTCTCCTGCTCCAGTGCCCCTATCAGTTTCAAACACTCATACACAGCCATTCATTCCCAGCCAGAGGGAGACAAACACTAATATAAAGGATGACTTTCAGAGACAGACATTAACTAGAGCTAACATAGCCTGCATTGGCAACAGTGCTCTTCGGCAGATGTCTTCTGAGATAACTGCCTCTAAAATATCTCTTGTCGATGCAGTGAAAGAGCCAAAGATTGAAGCCATGCCAGCTAAAATCTACACATCTAAGGCCACATTTTATGAGATATCCAAACCTCACTCTGTCCAGGATTTCACAGTGATGAACCTAGCCCACCAAGGAGCCTCTTTTTCTGGAGGATTCAGTCAGAAAGCCTCTGTGCCGTCATTAAATACTGATCAAGAACTGTCTTCACCTTTGATCCAGAGTGTGAGACCTTCACCTTTGGCTTACACACCAGCTCAAATATCAACTCCTATTTTTGAAACATCAAAACCCAACCCACTTACATCCACTGTCAACCCTACTTTCAACTCCTTCCAGGATTTACAAGCACCAGTTATTAAGAAAGAGGCACTTAGAGACAATTCATCAATTCCAACTTGGTCTTTGGGTAAACCTTCAGCTGTGACTGAAGCACAAAAGCAAATTGATGACAATAACCAAACTTTcatcaaacaacaaaacatgtataGAGAGATAGAAATTCCCAGTACACGGAAGAGTACAATGAATCTAAGTTTGGTCACTTGTGAGTCACCACACCACAGAGAGAATATGAATATGCATGAATTTCCTGTGGTTAGACCTACAGTAACACAGTTTGTCAACCCCAACACAGACCAGGTAGAAGAAAGCAAAGCTTCATCTCTGCCAAAGGTGCCATCATTTCTTTCTGTACCAAAGAATCTCAGCCCTTCACCTTTGATTTCAGTGCAAGGGTCACAAAGTCCAAGCCCAGTGTTCTCCACCTATCGTCCTCCTGTAGTGGAGGCACGCAAGTCTTTGACCTCACTTTTGGAGACACAAATGTCATTAGCAAGCTCGAAGCCCAAATCCCGTTCTACATATTACGGACTAACTCCAGTTGAGTATGCTGCCTATGGTGGAATAAGGACAGGTCTTTCCCATGGCAGTGCTGCGCATCCTGCCACTGATGAAAACTCTGACATCATCCATACAGACAAAACTCTAGAGGACTCAGGTGTCtcaaagcaagaaaaacatttcaatggACTTGAGGACCTAACTTCCATGGGTCACAAAGAACAGTCATCCCACACAGAAGTTCCAGAGCAAGGGATTTTCACATATAATGATATCACAGAGGAAAGTTGGACTGGAACTCAGGATGTTGGGATAGAGTCAGTAAAAACATCTGCAGTGGAAACAATAGAACCCAACTTTCCCTTTGGATTGGCACAGAAAATAATACTGCAATCCACAAGTGATGCATCCACAACTAAAGCCTCATACTCAGAGGCTTCAATACCAATACCTAAAGCAG GCCTCAGTCTCAGTCAAAGCTCCATCTCCAAACAGAGGAACATCACCGTCATCTCAGCTAAAAACTGGACTCAAAGGCAAGGACATTCTGAAGGCCATAAGTACACCCGAGGAAACGCCAGCAGTCGAATCCTTCATGAAGTCAACGACATCAACTGCATCTTCAGCTACTGA